Proteins encoded together in one Gammaproteobacteria bacterium window:
- a CDS encoding leucine-rich repeat domain-containing protein, translated as MTRPFSVTKLIEFSDVSDSTAAYYAEENNLLSIEESIQNIKNLEILSLYKNNISVIPDFLYNLTTLKRLNLSANKLTEISPLICQLNQLEVLDIQHNQIKNLPKSLGEINNLQYLLVGGNQLSHLPNSLSKLNNLIYLNITYNQFSVIPESILSLQNLLELRVYNNKITSIPDSVSALKSLRELHLNDNSLEKLPDSLTALHNLRKLVLSNNQIKTLPNEIGIMANLTDLDLRLNYVTHLPETIGDLKTLRFLDCRNNRLTYLPESILNLKNLEKLDLRMNKELKIPSWIRQLNCVVFY; from the coding sequence ATGACTAGACCATTTTCAGTTACTAAATTAATAGAATTTTCAGATGTTTCTGATAGCACAGCGGCCTATTATGCCGAAGAGAATAATCTTTTGAGCATTGAAGAATCAATTCAGAATATTAAAAACTTAGAGATTCTTAGTCTATACAAAAACAATATTAGCGTGATTCCTGATTTTTTATATAATCTCACAACTTTAAAAAGACTCAACTTAAGCGCTAACAAACTCACTGAAATCTCACCGCTAATATGCCAACTTAATCAACTGGAAGTACTCGACATACAGCACAATCAAATCAAAAACCTACCTAAATCATTAGGTGAAATCAATAATCTACAGTATTTATTGGTTGGGGGTAATCAATTATCACATCTACCCAACAGCTTATCTAAGCTGAATAACCTAATTTATCTTAACATTACCTATAATCAATTTTCAGTTATTCCAGAATCCATCTTATCGTTACAAAATTTACTTGAATTACGCGTGTACAACAACAAAATCACTTCGATACCAGATTCAGTCTCCGCATTAAAATCTTTGCGTGAATTACATCTCAACGATAATTCCCTGGAAAAACTGCCAGACTCTCTAACAGCACTTCACAATTTGAGAAAACTAGTTCTCTCAAATAATCAAATTAAAACTCTGCCAAACGAAATTGGCATCATGGCAAACCTAACGGATTTAGACCTACGATTAAATTATGTCACTCACCTACCCGAAACTATTGGCGACTTGAAAACTCTTCGATTTCTAGATTGTCGTAATAATAGACTGACTTACCTACCCGAAAGCATTCTAAATCTAAAAAATCTGGAAAAACTTGATCTCAGAATGAATAAAGAACTCAAGATCCCATCCTGGATTCGTCAATTGAATTGTGTAGTGTTTTACTAA
- a CDS encoding DUF4118 domain-containing protein, translating to MKEKRPNPEELLKIAEEEARVGESGKLRIYLGAAPGVGKTYTMLEDAQAKRREGLDVVVGIVESHGRREIDALLHGLEMIPRQVVNYRGVTLTEFDLDGALKRNPGIILIDEMAHTNAPGLRHEKRWQDIKELLDRGINVYTTVNVQHIDSKKDDVAKIVHTNIKESVPDSMFEIADIIELVDLPPEDLLKRLEEGKVYFPQQAELAKQNFFREGNLIALREIALRYTADRVGQDVLLYRRGQGITRIWPTRDKILVCVGPGESKKLIFSAARIAKSLKAEWIAIYVDVPKSRSSEEERNRAVTKLRQAERLGATTRLLVGTDIVKEIINFAHEQNISQIMVWKSSHQTWKETIKIWKNISSGKRVFTFSSLADKIVRDSGEIDVYVMTGVKEDSKTPVTTQVKKRRFPWKSYLFSIAVVGITTIIDYFLFSFLNATNLIMIYFFGVFLVALYDKMLPTIFTALLSVIVCGFLFMSPYYTLEVFDSSYMLSIVLMFVIALTINYYTVTSRREALRARHAEKLIAHLHTLSRQLATTRGVEKLFRTGVEYIAESLDCEVQAMLQQEGGLVVRAKSETDWILDAKDMSVAQWVNDLGQSAGLGTDTLPFSKSLYIPLLASHGTIGVLSLRPKIEGRLFTPEEMHLLESFAHQLAITLEADLYHDKNQLIEISIRSS from the coding sequence ATGAAAGAGAAACGCCCAAATCCAGAAGAGTTGTTGAAAATTGCTGAGGAAGAAGCTCGTGTTGGTGAGAGCGGAAAACTCAGAATATATCTCGGTGCAGCACCGGGAGTGGGGAAGACCTACACGATGCTTGAAGATGCTCAGGCAAAACGACGAGAAGGATTGGATGTTGTTGTTGGGATAGTGGAGTCGCATGGTAGAAGAGAAATAGATGCATTACTGCATGGTTTGGAAATGATCCCTCGACAGGTGGTCAATTATCGAGGTGTGACATTAACTGAATTTGATCTCGATGGCGCATTAAAGCGAAATCCTGGCATAATTTTAATTGATGAAATGGCTCATACGAACGCTCCTGGGTTACGTCATGAGAAAAGATGGCAGGACATTAAAGAATTATTAGATCGAGGCATCAATGTTTATACAACGGTAAATGTTCAGCATATAGACAGTAAAAAAGACGATGTGGCGAAAATTGTTCATACCAATATCAAAGAGTCTGTTCCGGATTCAATGTTTGAAATTGCGGATATCATTGAACTCGTCGATTTGCCACCGGAAGATTTGCTGAAACGATTAGAAGAAGGAAAAGTTTATTTTCCACAACAAGCTGAATTGGCTAAACAGAATTTTTTTAGAGAGGGCAATCTTATTGCTTTGCGTGAAATTGCACTGCGGTACACCGCTGATCGTGTGGGGCAAGATGTCTTGTTGTATAGGCGTGGGCAAGGCATTACACGAATCTGGCCTACTCGAGATAAAATTTTAGTCTGCGTAGGTCCAGGAGAGTCCAAGAAATTAATTTTCTCTGCTGCGCGAATTGCTAAAAGCCTTAAAGCTGAATGGATAGCGATTTATGTTGATGTACCTAAATCGCGGTCATCTGAAGAAGAACGAAATCGGGCAGTCACTAAATTACGACAAGCTGAGCGATTAGGGGCGACAACACGATTATTAGTCGGAACTGATATCGTGAAAGAAATCATCAATTTTGCTCACGAACAGAATATTTCTCAAATAATGGTCTGGAAAAGCAGTCATCAAACATGGAAAGAAACTATTAAGATTTGGAAAAATATCAGTTCAGGAAAGCGAGTTTTCACCTTCAGTAGTCTTGCTGATAAAATTGTTCGTGATAGCGGTGAAATTGATGTCTATGTCATGACTGGGGTGAAAGAAGATTCTAAAACTCCGGTAACTACCCAAGTTAAAAAGAGACGTTTTCCTTGGAAAAGTTATTTGTTTTCAATCGCTGTTGTAGGCATCACAACTATTATCGATTATTTTCTTTTTTCTTTTCTGAACGCTACTAATCTCATCATGATTTATTTCTTTGGTGTTTTTTTAGTAGCATTGTATGACAAAATGTTACCGACTATTTTCACCGCTTTGTTAAGTGTAATTGTTTGTGGCTTTTTATTTATGTCACCTTACTACACGCTAGAAGTTTTTGATAGCAGCTACATGTTGAGTATAGTGTTGATGTTTGTGATTGCCTTGACGATTAATTACTATACCGTAACGTCGAGAAGAGAAGCGCTTCGAGCACGGCATGCAGAAAAATTAATTGCACATTTACATACACTCAGTCGACAATTAGCGACCACTCGAGGTGTTGAGAAACTATTCCGTACTGGTGTTGAATATATTGCTGAAAGTTTGGACTGCGAAGTTCAAGCCATGTTGCAGCAAGAAGGTGGTTTAGTAGTGCGAGCTAAATCCGAAACCGATTGGATATTAGATGCAAAAGATATGAGTGTTGCTCAATGGGTTAATGATTTAGGTCAGTCTGCAGGCTTGGGCACTGATACTTTACCTTTTTCAAAATCACTTTATATACCTTTATTAGCATCACATGGAACAATTGGGGTTTTGAGTCTAAGGCCAAAAATTGAAGGGCGCCTATTTACCCCAGAAGAAATGCACTTGCTAGAATCTTTTGCTCATCAATTAGCGATTACTCTTGAGGCAGATTTATATCATGATAAAAATCAGCTGATTGAGATAAGTATACGGTCATCGTGA
- the thrS gene encoding threonine--tRNA ligase, with protein sequence MPIITLPDGSQKQFDRPVTVHEIAQNIGSGLAKAALAGKVDGKLVDISRIVDTDISLSIITDRDHEGLDIIRHSAAHLLAHAVKQLFPQAQVTIGPVIEDGFYYDFSYPAGFTSEDLINIEARMTELANKDYIVTREEISRDEAIKLFLQMGEEYKAKIIEDIPAGETLTLYRQGDFVDLCRGPHTPSTGRIKAFKLTKLAGAYWRGDSNNEMLQRIYGTAWPDKKQLADYLMRLEEAEKRDHRKIAKKMDLFHIQEEAPGMIFWHPNGMTLYNIVTDYVRKFVQAHDYKEIRTPQLVDCKLWEKSGHLAMFGKDMFLVHADPHTYAIKPMSCPCHVQVFNQGIKSYRDMPLRLAEFGSCHRNEPSGTLHGLMRLRNFVQDDGHIFCTEGQIQSEASDFIDQLLTVYRDFGFTDVLMKLSTRPNNRIGDDALWDKAETALEQALNSKGVEWEINPGEGAFYGPKIEFSLKDCIGRVWQCGTLQVDFSMPERLDARYIAEDGTKKTPVMLHRAILGSMERFLGILIEHYAGQFPVWLAPIQVVVMNITESQAESAAEITAKLKNNSFRVISDLRNEKVGFKIREHTIQRIPYLVVIGDREKASGEVAVRTQTGEDLGVMSLESLMSKLRAS encoded by the coding sequence ATGCCGATAATTACACTTCCGGATGGCAGTCAAAAACAATTTGACCGTCCCGTCACTGTGCACGAGATAGCGCAGAATATCGGTTCGGGCCTCGCCAAAGCAGCATTAGCGGGTAAAGTGGATGGAAAACTCGTTGATATATCACGAATAGTAGACACTGATATCAGTCTTTCAATCATTACTGACCGTGATCATGAGGGGCTAGATATCATCAGGCATTCTGCAGCACATTTGTTAGCTCATGCCGTCAAACAATTATTTCCACAAGCACAAGTCACTATCGGACCGGTAATCGAAGATGGCTTTTACTACGATTTTTCATATCCAGCTGGTTTCACGAGTGAAGATTTAATCAACATTGAAGCACGAATGACGGAATTGGCCAATAAGGACTACATAGTAACACGTGAAGAAATCTCTAGAGATGAGGCTATCAAATTATTTCTACAAATGGGTGAAGAATACAAAGCAAAAATAATCGAGGACATTCCTGCTGGAGAAACACTGACGCTTTATCGCCAAGGTGATTTTGTGGATTTGTGTCGAGGTCCTCACACACCATCGACTGGAAGAATTAAAGCTTTTAAATTGACGAAATTAGCCGGTGCATACTGGCGTGGTGATTCTAATAATGAAATGTTGCAGCGCATTTATGGCACAGCGTGGCCTGATAAAAAGCAACTCGCAGACTATCTCATGCGCTTAGAAGAAGCTGAAAAACGAGATCATCGTAAAATCGCGAAGAAAATGGATTTATTCCATATTCAGGAAGAAGCACCGGGCATGATTTTTTGGCATCCGAATGGAATGACGCTATACAATATTGTTACAGATTACGTTAGAAAATTTGTGCAAGCTCATGATTATAAAGAGATTCGTACGCCTCAGTTAGTGGATTGTAAACTGTGGGAAAAGTCCGGTCATCTTGCCATGTTCGGCAAGGACATGTTTTTGGTGCACGCTGATCCGCATACTTACGCGATTAAGCCCATGAGTTGTCCGTGTCATGTTCAGGTCTTCAATCAAGGCATCAAAAGCTACCGAGACATGCCTCTTCGCTTGGCTGAGTTTGGATCTTGTCATCGAAACGAGCCTTCCGGAACCTTACACGGCTTAATGCGATTGCGTAATTTTGTCCAAGACGATGGTCATATTTTCTGTACTGAAGGGCAAATTCAGTCAGAAGCTTCAGATTTTATTGATCAATTATTGACGGTTTATCGTGATTTTGGTTTTACTGACGTATTAATGAAACTTTCTACTCGGCCTAATAATCGTATTGGAGACGATGCGCTTTGGGATAAGGCCGAAACTGCCTTAGAGCAGGCCTTGAACAGTAAGGGAGTCGAGTGGGAGATCAATCCCGGTGAAGGCGCGTTTTATGGGCCTAAGATCGAGTTTTCTTTAAAAGATTGTATTGGTCGGGTATGGCAATGTGGTACCCTCCAAGTGGACTTTTCAATGCCTGAACGCCTTGATGCAAGATATATTGCTGAAGATGGCACTAAGAAAACCCCTGTGATGCTGCATCGGGCAATTTTGGGCTCTATGGAGCGGTTTTTGGGTATTCTAATCGAACATTACGCAGGTCAATTTCCGGTCTGGCTAGCGCCTATCCAAGTGGTTGTGATGAATATCACTGAAAGTCAGGCCGAGTCAGCCGCAGAAATTACTGCTAAACTTAAGAATAACAGTTTTAGGGTCATTTCCGATTTAAGAAATGAAAAGGTCGGCTTTAAAATTCGTGAACATACAATTCAACGAATACCGTATCTCGTTGTGATTGGTGATCGTGAAAAAGCATCGGGTGAGGTCGCAGTGCGAACTCAGACGGG
- a CDS encoding glutathione peroxidase yields the protein MYRSLKQAISAVFFGVFLMGFLTPAAAVGPAQTVYDFAFESLLGDEPLRLSDYKGKVLLIVNTASHCGFTSQYAGLEKLYTTYKDKGLVVIGVPSNDFGGQEPGSSEEISHFCRLNYGVSFPLSSKESVSGKKAHPFYQYAKKTLGFGTAPKWNFHKYLVNRKGVLIDYFNSTTSPDSARLIKAVEAALAQPQ from the coding sequence ATGTACAGATCTCTCAAGCAAGCAATTTCTGCAGTTTTTTTTGGGGTATTTCTTATGGGTTTTCTTACACCTGCCGCGGCTGTTGGGCCGGCTCAGACCGTTTATGACTTCGCCTTTGAATCGCTGCTTGGTGATGAACCACTGCGCCTTTCAGACTATAAGGGGAAAGTCCTGCTCATTGTTAACACTGCCTCACATTGCGGTTTCACCTCGCAATATGCAGGCCTTGAAAAACTCTACACTACATATAAAGATAAAGGCCTCGTGGTTATCGGCGTACCAAGCAATGATTTCGGTGGGCAAGAACCCGGTTCCTCAGAGGAAATCTCACATTTTTGCAGGCTGAATTATGGTGTAAGCTTTCCGCTGTCTTCGAAAGAGAGCGTATCCGGTAAGAAAGCACATCCATTTTATCAATATGCTAAAAAAACCCTCGGGTTCGGTACCGCTCCCAAATGGAACTTTCACAAATACCTGGTAAACCGTAAAGGTGTGCTGATCGATTATTTCAACTCAACCACGTCCCCAGATTCTGCAAGACTTATTAAAGCCGTTGAAGCAGCGCTTGCTCAGCCCCAATAA
- a CDS encoding ABC transporter ATP-binding protein/permease: MLEANNLPDYFKSVLKNYKIYIIALVSIAIIASLFSVAVDYKIKEIIDAISSNSNANVGLLLILFVFYKLMHHGMFFIERLFDIKYRPGLLAEIIDSMYKKTVGHSLHWFDSHLSGEISSKISDFQNSVMTLFNTCFRAISNTAWIIISIIFLARVNIVPALVMIVFILVYSPIIALLLKKQIRLQEQYVNARQQALGIINDSIANIFGIKIIGNIWNEFKLKLTPAITKWKDWDKKTRQFDAYFVDNADTIMVTVMIAVQFYLLSYLFKSGQISPGGFAFVAMTTMNLHSVLDSFLENLLFNINPAIAAAKASFSFINVTKDTVDASDALPISNVKGEIKFEDVTFSYSGNESEVLKNLSVHIQPSQRIGIVGPSGAGKTTFIKCLLRYFDLKSGRILLDNHPINTLQQESLRANISVIPQDITMFHRSILENLQLAKYDASLDEIKEACKKARVHDDIMRMQNGYDSIVGERGVKVSGGQRQRIAIARAILKNAPILILDEATSALDTPTEKLIQESLNEMLETYKATTIVIAHRLSTLLHMDRILVFEHGKIIEDGTHQELLKLNGVYKALWDSQVGGFLQDMTKVNND, encoded by the coding sequence ATGTTAGAAGCAAATAATTTGCCAGACTACTTTAAATCAGTGTTGAAAAACTACAAAATTTACATCATCGCACTGGTCTCAATAGCAATAATAGCGTCTCTTTTTAGTGTGGCGGTTGATTATAAAATCAAGGAAATAATTGATGCCATCAGTTCAAATTCTAATGCTAACGTTGGATTACTATTAATTTTATTTGTATTTTACAAGCTCATGCATCACGGCATGTTTTTTATTGAAAGACTCTTTGATATCAAATACAGACCTGGATTATTAGCAGAAATTATTGATAGCATGTATAAAAAAACCGTTGGGCATTCTCTACACTGGTTTGACTCTCATTTATCTGGTGAAATCTCTAGTAAAATTTCTGACTTTCAAAATAGCGTTATGACTTTATTTAATACTTGTTTTCGTGCTATTAGCAATACAGCCTGGATTATTATTAGTATTATTTTTTTAGCACGTGTCAACATTGTTCCTGCATTAGTCATGATTGTGTTTATATTGGTTTACTCACCCATTATTGCATTACTACTAAAAAAGCAAATTCGATTACAAGAGCAATATGTCAACGCAAGACAACAAGCATTAGGTATTATCAATGATTCAATAGCCAATATCTTCGGCATTAAAATCATTGGTAATATTTGGAATGAATTTAAACTGAAATTAACACCAGCAATAACGAAGTGGAAGGATTGGGATAAAAAGACACGTCAATTTGATGCCTATTTTGTTGATAACGCTGATACCATTATGGTAACCGTTATGATTGCAGTCCAATTTTATCTTCTTAGTTATCTTTTTAAAAGTGGGCAAATATCCCCCGGTGGATTTGCATTTGTTGCGATGACCACAATGAATTTACACAGCGTTTTAGATTCGTTTCTCGAAAATCTTCTTTTTAATATTAATCCGGCTATTGCTGCAGCCAAAGCCTCATTTTCTTTTATTAACGTCACAAAAGACACTGTCGATGCGTCCGATGCCCTTCCAATCTCCAATGTGAAGGGGGAAATAAAATTTGAAGATGTAACATTTTCTTATAGCGGCAATGAGTCCGAAGTACTTAAAAATTTATCAGTGCATATTCAACCCAGCCAAAGAATAGGAATTGTAGGACCATCGGGTGCTGGAAAGACGACCTTTATTAAATGCTTACTTCGTTATTTTGATCTCAAAAGTGGGCGCATCCTCCTCGATAATCATCCAATTAATACCCTTCAGCAAGAATCACTTCGAGCCAATATTTCTGTGATTCCACAAGATATCACTATGTTTCACCGTTCAATTTTAGAGAATTTGCAACTGGCTAAATACGATGCTTCACTCGATGAAATCAAAGAGGCTTGTAAAAAAGCGCGTGTTCATGACGATATTATGCGAATGCAAAACGGTTATGATTCTATCGTAGGCGAACGAGGCGTGAAAGTCAGCGGCGGACAACGACAACGTATTGCTATCGCTCGCGCCATTCTTAAAAATGCCCCCATTTTAATCTTAGATGAGGCGACTTCCGCCCTCGACACTCCCACTGAAAAATTAATCCAAGAATCTCTCAATGAGATGCTAGAAACCTACAAAGCAACAACCATCGTTATCGCTCACCGACTCTCCACACTACTACACATGGATCGAATACTGGTATTCGAACACGGCAAAATAATTGAAGACGGCACTCATCAAGAGCTTTTAAAATTAAACGGTGTTTACAAAGCTCTCTGGGACTCACAAGTGGGTGGCTTCTTACAAGATATGACAAAGGTCAACAATGACTAG
- the murI gene encoding glutamate racemase has product MSPNHPIGIFDSGVGGLTVLRALRAALPNERMIYFADTANVPYGEKTPDQIKGFSKRILKWMQDELGVKLVIAACHTSSALALNDVAKEFKIPVIGTIDPTVAAILQDKRHSRVGIIATPASAQNLTHEKALVQSGFEGLIHTIPCREFVPLIESGNLEGNELHEITQHYLEPFHEMNLTTLIYGCTHYPWISDVIVRYLPPSVTCIDPAHHIVAQTTHTLMNLALLNKSAVSQDVDFYCSARPDQFAEVTARFLLMPTPNVKLKTF; this is encoded by the coding sequence ATGTCTCCAAATCATCCCATAGGTATTTTCGATAGCGGCGTCGGCGGTCTTACAGTACTCAGAGCATTACGAGCAGCCTTGCCCAATGAGCGAATGATTTATTTTGCTGATACAGCCAATGTTCCTTATGGTGAGAAAACACCTGATCAAATTAAAGGATTTTCAAAGCGAATTTTAAAATGGATGCAGGATGAATTAGGTGTAAAATTAGTCATTGCAGCGTGTCACACCAGTTCGGCATTAGCTCTGAATGATGTCGCTAAAGAATTTAAAATTCCTGTGATTGGAACCATTGATCCTACAGTTGCAGCGATTTTACAAGATAAAAGACATTCTCGGGTCGGCATTATCGCCACACCTGCCTCTGCTCAAAATTTGACTCATGAGAAAGCACTAGTTCAATCTGGGTTCGAAGGTTTGATTCATACCATTCCGTGTCGGGAATTTGTACCCTTGATCGAATCGGGTAATCTCGAAGGGAATGAACTTCACGAAATAACGCAACACTATCTTGAACCTTTCCATGAAATGAATTTGACAACGTTAATTTACGGCTGCACACATTATCCTTGGATTTCTGATGTGATTGTCCGGTATTTACCGCCTTCAGTAACCTGTATTGATCCGGCTCACCATATTGTGGCTCAGACGACCCACACATTAATGAACTTGGCCTTATTGAATAAAAGCGCAGTAAGCCAAGATGTTGATTTTTATTGTAGTGCTCGACCTGATCAGTTCGCGGAAGTGACAGCCCGTTTTCTACTGATGCCTACCCCGAATGTTAAATTAAAGACATTTTGA
- a CDS encoding cryptochrome/photolyase family protein, whose amino-acid sequence MKTLRLVLTDQLSRTLSALQDIDIKQDLILMLELAEDCTQVKHHKKKLVYLLSAMRHFAQELLQRGYNLIYIPLTDSKNTGTLISEITRVVALHQPDKIIVTWPAEYRIFQQLEALKQNLKIPVEIREDDRFLATRAEFSAWAEGRKELRMEYFYRVMRIKHNILMQKGRPEGGKWNYDSENRQIPKNNLLIPKSYHTEPDTITLEVMNLVTENFSEHFGDILPWHFAVTRAQALDALAQFIDERLEFFGDYQDAMIENEPWMFHSHLSIYINNGLLEPLECIQRAQTAYYERKVPLNAAEGFIRQILGWREYVRGIYWLKMPSYKNLNYLSAIRSLPDFFWSGDTKMNCVAQCVKETRENAYAHHIQRLMVLGNFLLLAGINPAQVNEWYLLVYADAFEWVELPNVTGMILYADGGVLASKPYAASGAYIDKMSNYCKNCHYNVKQKNGPTACPFNYLYWNFLLEHRDQLQGNHRLAMIYSVIDKMSPTKIQDIRNDATEFLSELT is encoded by the coding sequence ATGAAAACGTTGCGCTTGGTTTTAACAGATCAGCTGAGCAGAACATTATCTGCGCTACAAGATATTGATATCAAGCAAGATTTAATTCTCATGCTTGAGCTGGCAGAGGATTGCACACAGGTTAAACACCATAAAAAGAAGTTGGTTTATCTGCTTTCAGCTATGCGTCATTTTGCGCAAGAGTTATTGCAGCGTGGCTATAATTTAATTTATATACCTTTAACCGATAGCAAAAATACAGGCACGCTGATAAGTGAAATCACTCGAGTTGTTGCATTACACCAGCCGGATAAAATTATTGTGACCTGGCCTGCTGAGTACAGGATTTTTCAACAACTCGAAGCGTTAAAGCAAAACTTAAAAATTCCTGTTGAAATTCGTGAAGATGACCGCTTTTTAGCAACTCGTGCAGAATTTTCCGCTTGGGCAGAAGGCCGTAAAGAACTTCGGATGGAATATTTCTATAGGGTGATGCGTATAAAGCACAATATTCTAATGCAAAAAGGCCGTCCAGAAGGTGGCAAATGGAACTATGATTCTGAGAACCGACAAATCCCAAAGAATAATTTATTGATACCAAAATCATACCATACAGAGCCCGATACTATCACACTAGAAGTCATGAATTTAGTGACTGAAAACTTTAGCGAACATTTTGGCGATATCCTCCCCTGGCACTTCGCTGTAACGCGTGCGCAGGCATTAGATGCATTAGCACAGTTTATTGATGAGAGACTCGAATTTTTTGGCGACTACCAAGATGCCATGATCGAAAATGAACCCTGGATGTTTCATTCGCATTTAAGTATTTATATTAATAATGGTTTATTAGAACCGCTCGAATGCATTCAGCGTGCGCAAACCGCATACTATGAGAGAAAAGTACCGCTCAATGCTGCGGAAGGTTTTATCCGCCAAATTCTCGGTTGGCGCGAATATGTCCGAGGTATTTATTGGCTTAAAATGCCTAGTTATAAAAATCTAAATTATTTATCTGCAATCAGATCTTTACCTGATTTTTTTTGGTCTGGTGATACTAAAATGAATTGTGTGGCACAATGTGTCAAAGAAACACGCGAGAATGCCTATGCGCATCATATTCAGCGTTTAATGGTGTTAGGCAACTTTCTGCTATTAGCTGGCATAAATCCCGCTCAAGTTAATGAATGGTACCTACTCGTTTATGCTGATGCCTTTGAGTGGGTTGAACTACCTAATGTTACCGGCATGATCCTTTATGCCGATGGAGGTGTGCTTGCCAGCAAACCATATGCTGCGAGTGGCGCCTATATCGATAAAATGTCTAACTATTGTAAGAATTGCCATTACAATGTTAAGCAAAAAAATGGCCCAACAGCTTGTCCCTTCAATTATTTGTATTGGAATTTTTTGCTTGAACATCGTGATCAACTACAAGGCAATCATCGTCTAGCTATGATTTATTCCGTCATCGACAAGATGAGCCCGACGAAAATTCAGGATATACGAAACGATGCGACAGAATTTTTGAGCGAGTTAACCTAA